The candidate division WOR-3 bacterium genome has a window encoding:
- a CDS encoding V-type ATP synthase subunit I gives MAVAKVSKILLACHKSEKEELLSSLQKKGIVHITKVKEAGRGEEKEFFDLINACEEVIAYLEGIKPEERKKVAISLEEFTVKEDLPSLVQKVKGWKEEVNSLAEKEKEIDQELAKIKPLASLPSEIEDLYSLEKFEVALGFFPTPKLFIEAKGEEEKRGFYLKEISRSLNRVYALVLFPKEKGKEVREFLSGKDFTPIDLRKFSGTIEKNIERLNSLKEEMRKKREELAKEMEKLTSFLPQLKIGADYYQNVKVRREIENHLHQTKSSVVIEGWVKERDYKTLFSLVSKFPTAVLTRIKPELNEEPPVALENKRIFQPFEMVVNLYGMPSYQEIDPTPYLTPFFIIFFALCLSDAGYGLITLFLSLLLLGRLKRMKNFLILLAICSGFTIGAGAITNSWFGDILERLAIPFLKTFKDRLVLFDPFQNPLTFFYLSLALGYIHLNYGLLLEIYDSFRIRNPLPTLFNEGFWLILLNSLLSFFLLGKTFYSLKPIFISLILVAAAGLITLSRFHPNYLSRHLLFFSTLSSFLLSLGFRLRYFKILFLLLFLLTIFFSLMDNRKKLTIGKLIPYCLAFATFLLYMGNLIPAPIFLALGVGSIFLSPINRQLVKKLIWGAYNLYGGTSFIGIILSYIRLMALGMMTAGIGMAVNSIAWMVKGIPALGIILTLFVLLIGHTYNIAVSILGAFVHTLRLNYVEFFPRFFTGGGKRFSPFKLETKYVEIK, from the coding sequence GCGAAGAGGTAATCGCCTACTTAGAAGGGATAAAACCCGAGGAGAGGAAAAAGGTCGCAATCAGTCTGGAGGAGTTTACGGTTAAGGAAGACCTACCCTCTCTGGTTCAAAAGGTTAAAGGGTGGAAGGAGGAGGTAAATTCCTTAGCCGAGAAGGAGAAGGAGATTGACCAGGAATTGGCAAAAATTAAACCCCTCGCCTCGCTTCCGAGTGAGATAGAGGATTTATATTCCTTAGAGAAATTTGAGGTAGCCCTCGGCTTCTTCCCCACTCCCAAGTTATTTATTGAGGCAAAAGGGGAGGAAGAAAAGAGGGGATTTTACCTCAAAGAGATTAGTCGTTCTTTAAATCGGGTCTATGCCCTAGTCCTTTTTCCCAAGGAGAAAGGGAAAGAGGTCAGGGAATTCCTCTCGGGAAAGGATTTCACCCCGATTGATTTAAGAAAGTTTTCCGGAACGATAGAGAAGAATATTGAGAGGTTAAATTCCTTAAAGGAGGAGATGAGAAAGAAGAGGGAAGAGTTGGCGAAAGAGATGGAAAAACTCACTTCCTTTCTCCCCCAGTTAAAAATCGGGGCTGACTACTACCAAAATGTGAAAGTGCGAAGAGAAATAGAGAACCATCTCCACCAAACCAAAAGTTCGGTGGTGATTGAAGGTTGGGTTAAGGAACGAGACTATAAGACACTTTTCTCTTTAGTGAGTAAATTTCCCACCGCGGTCTTAACCCGCATTAAACCCGAATTGAACGAAGAGCCTCCCGTTGCCTTAGAAAATAAGAGGATCTTCCAACCCTTTGAGATGGTGGTCAATCTCTACGGGATGCCTTCTTATCAGGAGATTGACCCCACCCCTTACCTCACCCCTTTCTTTATCATCTTCTTCGCCCTCTGCCTCTCCGATGCCGGCTACGGTTTGATCACCCTATTCTTATCCCTTCTTCTCCTCGGAAGATTGAAAAGGATGAAAAATTTCCTTATCCTTTTAGCAATTTGTAGCGGATTTACCATCGGTGCCGGGGCGATCACCAATAGTTGGTTTGGTGATATCTTAGAAAGGTTAGCCATCCCCTTTCTGAAAACCTTCAAAGACCGTTTGGTCCTTTTTGATCCGTTTCAAAATCCCCTCACCTTTTTCTATCTCTCCTTAGCCCTTGGCTATATCCATCTCAACTATGGTCTCCTCTTAGAGATTTACGACTCCTTCCGGATAAGAAATCCCCTTCCCACTCTCTTCAATGAAGGCTTTTGGCTCATCCTCTTAAATTCTTTACTCTCCTTCTTCCTTTTAGGTAAAACCTTTTATTCCTTAAAGCCAATTTTTATCTCCCTGATCTTAGTGGCGGCTGCTGGACTTATCACCCTTTCCCGTTTCCATCCCAATTATCTTTCAAGGCATCTTCTCTTTTTCTCTACCCTTTCCTCCTTCCTCCTCTCTCTTGGTTTTCGCCTCCGATATTTTAAGATCCTATTCCTCCTCCTCTTTCTTCTCACTATCTTCTTCTCCCTTATGGATAATCGGAAGAAGTTGACAATTGGGAAATTGATCCCCTATTGCTTAGCCTTCGCCACTTTCCTTCTTTATATGGGGAATTTAATCCCCGCTCCCATTTTTCTCGCCTTAGGGGTTGGATCAATTTTCCTTTCCCCAATCAATCGGCAACTGGTAAAAAAGTTAATTTGGGGAGCCTACAATCTCTATGGTGGAACTTCCTTTATCGGGATTATCCTTTCCTATATCCGGTTGATGGCTTTGGGAATGATGACCGCGGGAATTGGGATGGCGGTAAATAGTATTGCCTGGATGGTGAAGGGGATCCCGGCTTTAGGGATAATCCTCACTCTCTTTGTTCTCTTAATTGGCCATACCTATAACATTGCGGTGAGCATCTTGGGGGCGTTTGTCCATACCCTGCGGTTAAATTATGTTGAGTTCTTTCCCCGTTTCTTCACCGGCGGGGGGAAAAGATTTTCTCCATTTAAGTTAGAGACAAAATATGTGGAGATTAAATAG